A window of Hordeum vulgare subsp. vulgare chromosome 5H, MorexV3_pseudomolecules_assembly, whole genome shotgun sequence genomic DNA:
GATATCTGGTGGCAGAGATAAGAAACCATGGTCCATTGAAAATTCCACATGCTTGGAATCCATACCTATTTCCATCAAGGGTCCTGAACTCTTAACAGCAATCGTACGAAACAAGTTCAGAGGTTTAAGTGGTGACTTTGACCTTACACGCAGACAACAGCTTAAAGTTTCTGCGTTCCAAATAATAAATGTGGTTGGGAGAGGTTGGAGACAAATCGGGCTTTGGAGTGTGAAAAGTGGACTTTCAGGACATTCAAACaaagattatttaaaaaaaacaagACCAGCCTCAATACTTGATTTAAATCCTGTAATTTGGCCAGGAGAGTCGACCGAGATACCATTGGGCTGGGAAGTTCCTAGAGCTGGTAAGAAGCTTAGAGTTGGCGTGTGCTCGAGCGAAAATCCAGAGTTTATAAAGGCATACAAAGAACTTCACACAAACAAAACAACAGCGAGTGGCCTGTCAATCGACATATTTGAGGAGGCAGTAAAGAGGCTACATCGTCCACTTCCTTATGAATACCTAGAATTTGACAGAGCTGATACAACAGGTTCGGGGAGCTACAATGATTTTGTTTATCAAGTCTATCTTCAGGTAAGAAATTCTTTTTAATAGGCATTTTCTCAAACTACCAATGTGCAGAAACTAGAAGTTGTATACATTTTGCTGTTACAAAAGAAAAGGTCTAGTAGTTTATACATTTTACAATGTATTAGTTGTGTTTCGCATTTCCATCCAACATTTTGTTCTGCTTTCGGGCTGCAATTATTTAATTTTATAGACAAAAGGGTGTCAACCTGAAAGCCTCACTCTATTTTTTTTCTCAAGGCAAAGCAAACCAAAATTCTATTGCTTGCTAAAATATTTTCTGTTTGTTGAATAACTGGCCTTACATTGTCTAATAAATCTTAAATGTGGattttccttttttattaaaCATATAAAACTGACTAATGCCCTTGCAGAAATACGACATGGCGGTTGCAGATATTACTATAAGATACAATAGATCATTGTATGTCGACTTCACTGTACCATACACGGAAACCGGAGTAGGGATGATTGTTCCGGTGAAGGAAAACATGAATACGGATATGTGGCTCTTCTTGAAACCATTGAGCACTACGATGTGGTTTGGCACCATCATGTTCTTTATGTACACAGGAGTTGTTGTCTGGCTGCTGGAATATCTAATTGGCAATGAACACGCTCATGGTCCCTTTTCACTTAGACAACTGGCGCTTACAATATTCTCCATTTGCGAAGAGAGTTGAGTAAACATTACAGTTTCTTAGATCTTTGTAGAATTGTGAACAAGTATTTCAGTTGCATAGGCAAAGGATATGTTGCACTATATCAAAATAAGAAGAATCATCGAAAGACTACTACATTGATCTGACTAAACATCTCTAGGACTCTATTGTAGTTaaatttattttcaaaaaatccacaCAACAAATAATTTAGATCTATCAATGCTTAACAAAGGCAGTATGAAGAATCATAGGGAGGAAATGAACTAATCCTAGCTTTGTATCATTGATGGTATGACTTGCATTTATCATCTAAAGAATATGATATACATATGCTTTCTAGCAAATCCTGGAATGTGTGGTTTGCAGAGCTTATAATTTTTTTTAGTACCTTAATAAAGCCTTGATTGTCGTTTTTGCAGAGGATGAGCTGGAACGTTTTCTAGCTAGATTTGTTCTATGTGTATGGATGGTTGTTCTCGTGATACTTGCATCAAGTTATACAGCAAGTTTTGCATCAATGCTTACTGTACAACAGCTTTCCCCAACAGTGACTGATGTTCATGAACTCCAGAAGAATGGAGAATGTGTAGGGTTCCATCAAGGTTCCTATATAGATGGTCTACTGGTGGAGATTGGTTTTGATagatcaaagatcaagggctatgCTACACCTGCCGATTTTTATAGTGCTCTTTCTAACGGAAGCGTTGCTGCGGTTGTACTTGAAGTCCCATACATCAAATTGTTTCTCGCAAAGTACAACAAAGGTTACACAATGGTGGGGCCTATTTACAAGAGTGCGGGTTTTGCATTTGTAAGTTTAACTATACACACTAGTCACTATTCTCTTGAAAAGTTTGCTAGCGAGCCACACAAATGCTATGTGTATGTGTTTCCTTCAATTCTATGCATCATTTCACCACAAATTGCAGTTTCAAAATTcaaatttattattattattattattattattattattattattattattattattattattattatatagaCACGTTATTAGACACacagggtgaagaataacttattcctcACCCTACCTATTTCAGCGAGCCACATTTATTCTCACATGCGGAACGTAActttttagcatgcatgatgtaAAATTACCTTACTTCTAATATGAAATTACCGAAAAAACTTTTAATGTTATATTGACGCACCATATTTTTTCCACACATGCAGAACGTAACTTTACATCAAGCATGTTGTAAAATTACCTCACATCTTTTCATATGATGAAAGAGAAACTTCCTTCCTCAAGAGTGTAATGTTACCTCAAGTCTATTTTTTCTTACGTTTTCAACTCATGGTTGTAGAATTGGACAGGGATGGACATGGGAAAATACATCCTATCACCCGGGGTAGTTACCCTCATGTTCCATATTGCGAAAATAAAAAATGGATTGAATGGCTATCTAATAGCGAAATGAAGTATTTCCTATTGGAATGATGCAATTTTAGGACAAGAAATTGCTGAAAGTAGCTCCGATAAAAGGCCAgacgaggaaataaaaaaaaaagcaaCACAATATCACGTTTTTATAAATTTAACTACCATACATGCCAACATATATACAAGAGGCTTGGAGAAACCACAACATAGATCCATATGTTTACATCAAAGACCTTAACATGAGCTGGTATTTGCAGTTGATCACAATGATGCTCCGATTGGAATTGCAATGGATTATGATAAATTGTCTATGTTGGTTGGTTTACTTTTAGATATATGGGTGTTTCGCTATCCCCTTGTAGATATTTGCATTTTAGACCTCATATAATACTTCCCTAGACCCCACCTGTTGTGGGAGCTTCTAGCATTGGGCCTATCCTTTTTATCTACATTTGAGAACATATGAGATCTTCATCTTACTCTAATTTGATTTACCAAACAGAGCAATAGAATTTTGATAACCTTTCCAGAATAACTTTAAAATAAGTACATTGTAACGCTGCACAACGATCATAAGCTAAGCCTGGCGGCGTGTACGGGATATTTTGTATTGTTTGTTCAAataatactcccttcgtcccaaaataagtgacgtgGATTTAGTATTAAATTAGTATAAATTTTGTACTAGATCAACGACATTTATTTTGAGACAGGGGAAGTAACACCATCATATTGACCATTATATGTTAGCATGTGCAGCGTATTGACAGTGATCTCTTTTCCGATTAGGTGCTTCCCAAGAATTCTCCGCTACGTGCTGAAATGTCAACTGCAATACTCAACATAACAGGAGGAGATACCATCATCCAGATTGAAAAGAAATGGATATATCAAAATAAGGATGAAAACGGTGACGGTTCAGGCGCTATCAACTTCGAAAGTTGTGGGGGATTATTCCTCATAACTGGAGTTGTGACAACCGGTTCCCTTTTCGTAGCCATGCTGATGAGCAGCTACAAGAAACGAGAACAAAATGTAGGAAACAAacgggatgacaagaatgaatctgGATCTGGGCCTAgggaagaaaaggagaaaatggaagaacaaggagctcaaacCAGCAATGGAGAGGGAACTGAattgatggagggccaaacaacATTGTCAGTGCCTCACCGTTCGAACGGAAATGGTGATCAGCTTGCCAGGCAGTAGATGCATGCACACACccaaaataagatgcatgccaCCGTTGTTACAGAAGTCATACTAAGTTATTTAAGTTAAGATGAACAACTGCAGGAGAAACCAGACGGCCGGGCATCGCTCGGCTGACAGAGCAGCTGAAAAAGCTAAGGCTGCGTTTGATAGCAAAGTATTGTATGTAAAAACCCAAAGTATCAAAAAATTACAGTAATTTAGCCTGTCAGTTCTGAAATACCGTGTTCATTGACATAATAGAGCATGGTGTGAGAGCGTTtatcccttcttgaaggcatggCCGTCTTAAGCCGGGCCATGGGGCCCATAGAAATCTCAGGATAACTAGCATACACCCTTGTTGCAAAATCACATTACAATCGAGTAACCTTGATACATGATACCGCCGTTGTAAACAAACACTTGGCAGTACACCTATAACAGCGGAAGAACACATGGCTCTGTACTTACAAAGGGGTGAAACCCGACGAGATGTTCTTTCTTCAAGTAGCATGGCATGGATCAGAGTCTCCATTACAGTGTGTGTACACGGCATGGCAGGGCCAGGGATGAAGCAGTGACTACTAAAAAGTCCTAGAGTATTTCTTGATCTCATACAGGATGGAGGATATGGATACCAGGTCCTTGTTGAGGGCCGAGCCGCCGTTGACCCTCTTGACGCACTCGGTCAGCCTCGTGTAGTACAGGAGCAGCTGCGTGAGAGCCGCTTTCAGGATCTCCATCCCACACAGGAAGTTGCTGAAGGATGTGATGACGTCCTTGTGCATCAGCTCGATCGCGGCCTTCCATCGGCTCGCGAAATCCTTCACCAGCGGCTCCACGTCGCCGATGCTGGCCTTGTCTGAACTCGAGGCAGAGTCTTCCGCTAATAACATTCATTCAAAGAAGAGATGATGTCATTGTGaataaagagagaaagaaaaaaaaaagcacaCGATGTTGTTGTAATAGAATTCTACTTACATGTGCGCGTTTTGACAAACTTGATCAAGTCACTGAAATGCTCCATAAGCACTTCCTCCTGCATAAATGTTTGTTATGCATCGAATCAACACACAACAAGAAATGTAGTGGGCGGTATTTCTCTGGCCACAAAGATGTTCCATGCCATCAGTAAAAGAAAGTGCATACCACATATATTGCAATGttgctcttaagaacctcctcgaaGTGAAGTTGTGTTTTTCCACCCTCGGTGCCAGCTTCCTGTATGACAAAAGATGACAACAGATTTGGAAAGGCAATGCATATAGTAATTTTGTACGTTAATACAAACATTTCCAACAGAAACGACTGCAATCGATAGTACCAACCTTCAATACGGCAATTGTTaaatcatagttgtttatcagGAAAACAGTTTGCATCTTTGGTTTAGGGAACATCTTGGCCAACTTAACAAGCAAGTCTTCAATAGCCATCCGTAATCGCTCAAGATTTAGATCAAGCTGCAATTGTAGAAATCACTTCTTAAATTCCCATAGGCTACAAAAAAAAAGGTATTCCTATTGCATGGCAATGTGCTGAAGAATTCCAGAAAGGAGAATATTGGGTTGACCTGGATGTGATCAACTAACCTGACCGTCCCCATATTCAACATTGAGATGAACAAGAGACGCTGTAAATTCAGCATATCTTCTTGTGACATAGTGAGGATGCACATCATCCTCCCAAAGAGTCTTAATATTAGCATTCCGCAAGCTGCTCAAATGCAAGTCAAAGACCATCTTGAAGCGAGGCCAGAGTGACATGTTAACCTGCCCATTGTGCAACATGAAAGATGATTCAGCCTAATTTTGGAATGTGGAACAGAAGACAGACTCTCATCTAATTTAGCATGAGCTTTCCTAATGGTAACACCCACATTGACAAAGGTAACTCTCAAGTAAAGTTGATATAGAATTTGAAGGAGTAAACAAGGAGGAAGTCAGAACAAACCTTGTCTAGGTAAGAGTCCAAACATGGAATTCGCCGCTTAAACATGATAAGCTGCACAAACATAAATTCCATTCAGATACATGTTTCGCACGGGTCATGCTAGCATGCTTTGCCACACATTCAGTTACCAATTTACACAGGGCTGCACCACTTTATGGACTACTTGAAAGAATCTAATAACATATAGAGATTTAGATATGCTCTTGCAAATAATTTATCAGTTACTCTTTAAAGAATGAAATAAAATAAACATTACGGGGAAAGGGGGTAATTTTGGCCAGTTTCTGGTGAAAATCAGCCAGAATAATCTAGCAAAATGACAATTCTCCCTTGCTGCTTGGACTGTTTAACAGTAAATATTGGACTAGTACTAGTTTATAAATTACAGGGATATCCCTCTACATAACATGAAAG
This region includes:
- the LOC123396927 gene encoding glutamate receptor 2.8-like codes for the protein MERGRGAIFFLLLLVAGFGAAQNGSGKADEFHVGVILDLGSLVGKVARTSVLLAAQDFYAVHQNHSTKLVLHVMDSVGSDVQAASAAIELLENYKVQAIIGPQKSSEAVFISNLGNVTQVPIISFTATSPSLASDSMPYFVRATLDDSAQVRSISALVEAYGWREVVVVYEDTDYGRGILPYLTDALQEIDVRVPYHSVIPSAATNETIMQELSVLLAMRTRVFIVHISSTMASLLFTKAKEVGMMNKGFAWITTNGVANIIDSLNPTAIDAMNGVLGVRYHVPRSQELDNLSIRWNRMYQQDNPDESPFNKLSIVGLWGYDTIWALAQAAEKVGISGGRDKKPWSIENSTCLESIPISIKGPELLTAIVRNKFRGLSGDFDLTRRQQLKVSAFQIINVVGRGWRQIGLWSVKSGLSGHSNKDYLKKTRPASILDLNPVIWPGESTEIPLGWEVPRAGKKLRVGVCSSENPEFIKAYKELHTNKTTASGLSIDIFEEAVKRLHRPLPYEYLEFDRADTTGSGSYNDFVYQVYLQKYDMAVADITIRYNRSLYVDFTVPYTETGVGMIVPVKENMNTDMWLFLKPLSTTMWFGTIMFFMYTGVVVWLLEYLIGNEHAHEDELERFLARFVLCVWMVVLVILASSYTASFASMLTVQQLSPTVTDVHELQKNGECVGFHQGSYIDGLLVEIGFDRSKIKGYATPADFYSALSNGSVAAVVLEVPYIKLFLAKYNKGYTMVGPIYKSAGFAFVLPKNSPLRAEMSTAILNITGGDTIIQIEKKWIYQNKDENGDGSGAINFESCGGLFLITGVVTTGSLFVAMLMSSYKKREQNVGNKRDDKNESGSGPREEKEKMEEQGAQTSNGEGTELMEGQTTLSVPHRSNGNGDQLARQ